The Pseudomonas azotoformans genome has a segment encoding these proteins:
- a CDS encoding peptidoglycan-binding domain-containing protein, translated as MQQPYYTTPYLLSDALASRQGVALVVCVQKALAEREYYTGEIDGIVGQETETALFLFQMDLELNITGSINSATLEKLNIDTPEWFSQ; from the coding sequence ATGCAACAGCCGTATTACACGACCCCTTACTTACTGTCTGATGCACTGGCCTCACGCCAGGGCGTTGCCTTGGTTGTTTGCGTACAAAAGGCCCTGGCCGAGCGGGAGTATTACACCGGGGAGATCGATGGCATCGTCGGGCAGGAGACCGAAACCGCGCTGTTCCTGTTTCAAATGGACTTGGAGTTGAATATCACCGGCAGCATTAACTCCGCCACCCTGGAAAAACTCAATATCGACACACCTGAATGGTTTAGCCAGTAA
- a CDS encoding isocitrate lyase/PEP mutase family protein — translation MPKISHSALRRTFRELLATPTCVETASVFDPMSARIAADLGFEVGILGGSVASLQVLAAPDFALITLSEFVEQATRIGRVAQLPFIADADHGYGNALNVMRTVEELERAGVAALTIEDTLLPAQFGRKSTDLISIEEGIGKVRAALEARVDPELSIIARTNAGVLPTEAVIERTLAYQKAGADGICMVGVADFEHLEKIAENLTVPLMLVTYGNPKLNDAKRLASLGVRVVVAGHGAYFAAIKATYDSLRAQRQLTHSTDNLSATELTHTYTLPENYVAWAEEFMDVKE, via the coding sequence ATGCCAAAGATTTCTCACTCAGCCCTGCGCCGCACATTCCGTGAATTGCTTGCCACCCCAACCTGCGTTGAAACCGCATCCGTCTTTGACCCGATGTCGGCGCGCATTGCCGCTGACCTGGGTTTTGAAGTCGGCATCCTCGGTGGCTCCGTTGCGTCGTTACAAGTATTGGCCGCACCCGATTTCGCGCTGATCACCCTGAGTGAGTTCGTTGAGCAAGCCACCCGTATCGGGCGTGTTGCCCAGTTGCCGTTCATTGCCGACGCCGACCACGGCTACGGTAACGCGCTGAACGTGATGCGCACCGTCGAAGAGCTTGAGCGTGCCGGTGTGGCCGCGTTGACCATTGAAGACACGTTGCTGCCCGCGCAGTTTGGCCGCAAGTCCACCGACCTGATCTCCATTGAAGAAGGCATCGGCAAGGTCCGCGCCGCGCTGGAAGCCCGTGTTGATCCTGAGTTGTCGATCATTGCCCGGACCAATGCCGGTGTGTTGCCGACCGAAGCCGTCATCGAGCGCACCCTGGCGTATCAGAAAGCCGGCGCCGATGGGATTTGCATGGTCGGTGTAGCGGACTTCGAGCATCTGGAGAAGATTGCAGAGAACCTGACGGTGCCACTGATGCTGGTGACTTACGGCAATCCCAAGCTCAATGACGCCAAGCGCTTGGCGAGTCTCGGCGTGCGTGTGGTGGTTGCCGGCCACGGCGCTTACTTTGCCGCGATCAAGGCGACCTATGACAGCCTGCGTGCCCAACGCCAGTTGACCCACAGCACCGATAACCTCAGTGCCACCGAGTTGACGCACACCTACACGCTGCCGGAAAACTACGTGGCGTGGGCTGAAGAATTCATGGACGTCAAGGAGTAA
- a CDS encoding LysR family transcriptional regulator: protein MSKLRQMEVFVAVVEAGSFADAALLVGMSAVMVGRHIQSLETTLNTKLIQRTTRRQSVTGEGRLFYEEAKLALEQVKYAYSLVEASTGKPSGLLRITAPMTLGVSLVAPLVSDFMRAYPDIQIELILSNEVMDLYESSFDIGFRISELIEANLIAKPLPPYRMVICAAPQYLQARQTPTSPEDLRTHDILTHTSWSNTFAWSLKSGDAEFPWPERAVLKSNDGQVLLQAAIAGNGILMQPDFLVANAVKDGKLVSIMEAFLPEPKPVQIVYPRQKKSLPKLAAFVDFVMARLG, encoded by the coding sequence ATGAGCAAACTCAGGCAGATGGAAGTATTTGTGGCAGTGGTCGAAGCTGGAAGTTTCGCCGACGCTGCTTTATTGGTGGGTATGTCAGCCGTCATGGTAGGCCGTCACATTCAAAGCCTGGAAACCACACTCAACACCAAATTGATTCAAAGAACAACGCGACGTCAATCGGTGACGGGCGAGGGCCGGCTGTTTTACGAGGAAGCCAAACTCGCGTTGGAGCAGGTCAAGTATGCCTACAGCCTGGTCGAGGCCTCCACCGGCAAGCCCAGCGGGTTGTTGCGCATCACCGCGCCCATGACATTGGGGGTTTCCCTGGTGGCGCCGTTGGTCTCGGACTTTATGCGCGCTTACCCGGACATCCAGATCGAGTTGATCCTGAGCAACGAGGTCATGGACCTGTATGAAAGCTCATTCGATATAGGCTTCAGGATTTCCGAACTGATCGAAGCCAATCTGATTGCCAAGCCGCTTCCGCCTTATCGCATGGTGATCTGTGCGGCGCCTCAGTACCTCCAGGCGCGGCAAACACCCACCTCGCCCGAGGATTTGCGTACGCACGATATTCTGACGCACACCTCCTGGAGCAACACATTTGCCTGGTCGCTGAAAAGCGGCGATGCGGAGTTTCCCTGGCCAGAGCGCGCAGTGCTCAAGAGCAATGACGGCCAGGTGTTGCTCCAGGCCGCCATTGCAGGTAACGGCATACTGATGCAGCCCGACTTTCTGGTCGCCAATGCCGTTAAAGACGGCAAGCTGGTCAGCATCATGGAGGCATTTTTGCCTGAGCCCAAGCCGGTACAAATTGTGTACCCGCGCCAGAAAAAGTCCCTGCCCAAGCTGGCGGCTTTTGTCGACTTCGTCATGGCCCGCCTGGGCTAA
- a CDS encoding LysR substrate-binding domain-containing protein: MSLDNAAVSLDLSLLRTFLTVVDSSSFASAAEVLAITPSAVSGHIKRLEDDVGVRLLTRTTRRLALTPEGELLYTYARNITSLEREFRAKLRGSNVEGRIRVGSSEDFAGTWLAEVLQVFGRSFPRTAIEMKVGITSDLLQQQQQGKLDVVFGKQCSRVTDEGDLLWEEPLVWAFNSKAVLTDDSPVPLAVFPEPCVYREAAIRALSGAGRHWRLAFESSSMAGCISAALAGFAVAPLARSQLREGIKELGAAEGLPPLACARFYAFYDKAEGPLRTLVESVKDIGRRRRFISHSFQTNG, translated from the coding sequence GTGAGCCTGGACAATGCCGCCGTTTCCCTGGATCTCTCCCTGCTGCGGACCTTTTTGACGGTGGTCGATTCAAGCAGTTTCGCCTCAGCAGCGGAGGTGCTGGCCATCACGCCTTCGGCCGTCAGTGGCCATATCAAGCGTCTGGAGGACGACGTCGGGGTCCGGCTGCTGACCCGGACAACCCGCCGTCTGGCGCTGACCCCCGAGGGAGAATTGCTCTACACCTATGCGCGAAACATCACCTCGCTGGAACGGGAGTTTCGCGCAAAGTTGCGCGGCTCGAATGTCGAGGGCCGAATCCGTGTTGGCTCTTCCGAGGATTTCGCAGGCACGTGGTTGGCCGAGGTACTGCAAGTCTTCGGGCGCAGTTTTCCGCGCACGGCCATTGAAATGAAAGTCGGCATCACCTCTGATCTACTGCAACAGCAGCAGCAAGGCAAACTCGATGTGGTGTTCGGCAAACAGTGCAGCCGAGTGACGGATGAAGGCGATCTGCTGTGGGAAGAACCGCTGGTGTGGGCGTTCAATTCAAAGGCCGTACTCACTGATGACAGCCCTGTTCCACTGGCGGTATTCCCGGAGCCCTGTGTGTATCGTGAAGCCGCCATCCGCGCATTGTCAGGTGCAGGGCGGCATTGGCGGCTAGCATTCGAGAGCAGCAGCATGGCCGGGTGCATTTCCGCCGCCCTGGCCGGTTTTGCCGTTGCACCCTTGGCCCGTAGCCAACTGCGCGAAGGTATTAAAGAGCTGGGGGCAGCTGAAGGTCTACCGCCCCTGGCCTGCGCACGGTTCTATGCCTTTTACGACAAAGCCGAAGGCCCCCTCAGGACCTTGGTCGAGTCCGTCAAGGACATTGGCAGACGCCGCCGTTTTATCTCGCACTCATTCCAAACCAACGGTTAA
- a CDS encoding alpha/beta fold hydrolase, translated as MNYAFVSTPLLNVGYLEWNPGSNRVAVLVHGWPDSPETWMRTATALADAGFRVLAPALRGFAPTTFRDLDTPRSGALATLGLDLLDFIDALDLQAPVLVGHDWGARAVANACGLRPGVASALVMVSVGYGTNDPHQPISLQQARNYWYHWFMATPRGRETVEQNRHEFARTLWETWSPAGWFTEDDFQTASRAFEGPDWAEVVLHSYRHRWGFVDGDAVSDAADLKLIPAPVLSLPTLVLHGGADTCNHPDSSKGREAFFSGHYERVVIEGVGHFPQREAPELIAYEILRFLQQATRVG; from the coding sequence ATGAATTACGCCTTTGTGTCCACACCGCTGTTGAACGTCGGTTATCTGGAATGGAACCCCGGCTCGAACAGAGTCGCCGTACTGGTGCATGGCTGGCCGGACAGTCCTGAAACCTGGATGCGCACCGCAACAGCCTTGGCCGATGCCGGCTTTCGCGTATTGGCGCCGGCACTGCGGGGGTTCGCGCCCACCACGTTCCGTGACCTCGACACACCACGCAGTGGCGCATTGGCAACCTTGGGGCTGGACCTGCTGGATTTCATCGACGCCCTGGATTTGCAAGCGCCCGTGCTGGTCGGCCATGACTGGGGAGCCAGGGCTGTTGCCAACGCCTGCGGGCTCCGGCCGGGTGTTGCTTCGGCCTTGGTGATGGTGTCGGTGGGCTACGGGACCAATGATCCTCATCAACCCATTTCCCTCCAGCAAGCGCGAAATTACTGGTATCACTGGTTTATGGCGACACCCAGGGGGCGCGAAACAGTTGAACAGAATCGGCATGAATTCGCCCGCACTCTGTGGGAGACCTGGTCACCTGCCGGATGGTTTACGGAGGACGATTTCCAGACCGCCAGCCGTGCATTCGAGGGGCCGGATTGGGCGGAGGTGGTGTTGCATTCCTACCGCCATCGATGGGGATTCGTTGACGGCGATGCGGTATCGGATGCCGCAGATTTGAAACTGATTCCAGCCCCGGTCCTGTCGCTACCAACCCTGGTCCTGCATGGCGGTGCCGATACGTGCAACCACCCAGACAGCTCCAAAGGCCGTGAAGCGTTCTTTTCCGGGCACTACGAACGGGTCGTTATCGAGGGGGTGGGGCATTTTCCACAGCGCGAGGCGCCTGAATTGATTGCCTATGAAATCTTGAGATTTCTGCAGCAAGCCACCCGGGTCGGTTAA
- a CDS encoding dTMP kinase — protein sequence MNSPLFVSLDGPKGTGKTTLLEAVTAALRADNMKVIRLCERKSDPYRRETMALVNELARNSSRDMEWAVCERFADSRSWISRNVLAQQPRGSIILMDRWYPSDAAFRHTIPFAEILQMNLGRNVRVPDLHVGVVTAPDISWARATARSRGLGGTVIHKYSEHVVCTERFERAVADHGWVLCRNEGTVEDAVKQVVAEIQKIVR from the coding sequence ATGAACTCTCCGCTTTTTGTTTCTCTGGACGGGCCTAAAGGCACCGGCAAAACCACGCTGCTGGAGGCCGTAACGGCAGCGCTGAGGGCAGACAATATGAAAGTCATCCGGCTGTGCGAGAGAAAAAGCGATCCGTACAGAAGGGAAACCATGGCGCTTGTTAACGAACTGGCCAGGAATTCTTCGCGGGACATGGAATGGGCTGTGTGCGAACGCTTTGCTGACAGTCGTAGCTGGATTTCCCGGAACGTGCTGGCCCAGCAGCCGCGGGGCAGCATTATCCTGATGGATCGCTGGTATCCGTCTGATGCTGCGTTTCGACACACCATCCCATTTGCAGAGATTCTCCAGATGAATCTGGGGCGCAACGTGCGAGTGCCGGATCTGCATGTTGGAGTCGTCACCGCGCCGGATATTTCATGGGCAAGGGCAACGGCACGATCACGTGGATTGGGTGGCACGGTGATCCACAAGTACTCAGAGCATGTCGTGTGTACCGAGAGGTTCGAGAGAGCCGTTGCGGATCATGGTTGGGTGCTGTGCCGTAATGAAGGTACGGTCGAAGATGCGGTGAAGCAGGTGG